One Anser cygnoides isolate HZ-2024a breed goose chromosome 4, Taihu_goose_T2T_genome, whole genome shotgun sequence genomic region harbors:
- the INO80B gene encoding INO80 complex subunit B: MSKAWRRGRAEGGEHGEEDDAGGHGSHKKKHKKHKKKHKKKHHHEPAGPPALEAPEPGAALRKPQLKLKIKLGGQILGTKSVPTFTVVPEAPRSPSPLMVVDEEDEPTEGVPIEQYRAWLDEDSNLDPSPLPDLDSESCFPAREEEEEEEERWLDALEKGELDDNGELKKEVDESLLTARQKALLHKQQSQPLLELPMGYKTKEMTEEMLVKREERARKRRLQAAKKAEENKNQTIERLTKTNKAKVKTLRERRAKQAPCPVVHYCNAADRITVSFPAGMALPLLPAPAPTPPPPTLCGVSGCANHKRYSCSRTGLPLCSLACYKKNLRLQEAAA, encoded by the exons ATGAGCAAGGCgtggcggcggggcagggcggaGGGCGGCGAGCACG GCGAGGAGGACGATGCCGGCGGGCACGGCTCGCACAAGAAGAAGCACaagaagcacaagaaaaagcacaagaagAAGCACCACCACgagcccgcggggccgcccgcgcTCGAGGCGCCGGAGCCTGGAGCCGCCCTGCGGAAGCCACAGCTCAAGCTCAAGATCAAGCTCGGGGGGCAGATCCTGGGCACCAAGAG CGTGCCAACCTTCACGGTGGTCCCCGAGGCGCCGcgctccccctccccgctgATGGTGGTGGATGAGGAGGACGAGCCCACGGAGGGGGTGCCCATCGAGCAGTACCGGGCCTGGCTGG ATGAGGACAGCAACCTGGACCCCTCACCCCTGCCAGACCTGGACTCAGAGAGTTGCTTCCCTGCccgtgaggaggaggaggaggaagaagagcgCTGGCTCGATGCCCTGGAGAAGGGTGAGCTGGACGACAACGGGGAGCTCAAGAAGGAAGTGGATGAGTCCCTGCTGACGGCAAGACAG AAAGCCCTCCTGCacaagcagcagagccagccgctgctggagctgcccaTGGGCTACAAGACGAAGGAGATGACGGAGGAGATGCTGGTGAAGCGCGAGGAGCGGGCCCGCAAGCGGCGCCTGCAGGCGGCCAAGAAGGCGGAGGAGAACAAGAACCAGACCATCGAGCGCCTCACCAAGACCAACAAGGCCAAGGTGAAGACGCTGCGGGAGCGCAGGGCCAAGCAGGCGCCCTGCCCCGTCGTGCACTACTGCAACGCCGCCGACCGCATCACCGTCTCCTTCCCGGCCGGCAtggcgctgccgctgctgcccgcGCCCGCCCCCACCCCGCCGCCGCCCACGCTCTGCGGGGTGAGCGGCTGCGCCAACCACAAGCGCTACTCCTGCTCCCGCACCGGGCTGCCGCTCTGCAGCCTGGCCTGCTACAAGAAGAACCTgcggctgcaggaggctgcggCCTAG
- the MOGS gene encoding mannosyl-oligosaccharide glucosidase, with amino-acid sequence MKTRSPRAVVTGLMWLQQREAGGGLRHTCEQGDGLASYGWLRHDGDNFGVQDVRDRGLLLRTEFVKRPGGEHGGDWSWRVTARPEGAGSPASLVSLFFYVATDGQGTLRPHVEDGTRLAAVTGTSEELGDFKITFLRPTTESGEDPKYSSYHYLDAWSPGLHRLTDVVRSSLSDRFVFSPPGGPRQRFLAVDTFHGLPGAAEAPRSHLLLHQVTLRLPARVEVTFESGSVRDRRGPLVGPALTAELARHEAAFERRFEETFALERKGFPPAQRRFAQAALSNMLGGMGYFHGHSLVQSPLHEHPVPYPESSLFTAVPSRSFFPRGFLWDEGFHQLLLARWDPELSREVIAHWFDLMNAEGWIPREQILGEEARAKVPPEFVVQHSETANPPTLFLALQRLLGTAPLPYLRRLFPRLRAWYEWYNSTQAGPLPYTFRWRGRDADPERFLNPKTLASGLDDYPRASHPSADERHLDLRCWMALASQVLAEAAERLGEPAEPYRQMQRALSDNELLERLHWAEELGAFADYGNHSRAVGLRREAVRAAPGRPPPAPRLVRVVREAPRPRFVGALGYVSLFPLLLQLLPPDSPRLAPVLAAMRSERQLWTPFGLRSLARDSPLYMQRNTEHDPPYWRGPIWVNINYLALRALHAYGSRPGPHREQAAELYRELRHNLVANLYRQYAESGYLWEHYSDSTGAGQGSHPFTGWSALVVLVMAEDY; translated from the exons ATGAAgacccgcagcccccgcgccgTCGTCACCG gGCTGATGTGGCTGCAGCAGCGGGAGGCGGGGGGCGGCCTGCGGCACACGTGCGAGCAGGGCGACGGGCTGGCGAGCTACGGCTGGCTGCGGCACGACGGCGACAACTTCGGGGTGCAGGACGTGCGCGACCGCGGGCTGCTGCTGCGCACCGAGTTCGTCAAGCGGCCCGGCGGGGAGCACGGCGGGGACTGGAGCTGGCGCGTCACCGCCCGGCCCGAG GGCGCGGGCAGCCCGGCCTCCCTCGTCTCCCTCTTCTTCTACGTGGCCACGGACGGGCAGGGGACGCTGCGGCCACACGTGGAGGACGGGACGCGGCTGGCCGCCGTGACCGGGACGTCCGAGGAGCTGGGCGACTTCAAGATCACCTTCCTCAGGCCCACCACGGAGAGCGGGGAGGACCCCAAGTACAGCAG CTACCACTACCTGGACGCGTGGAGCCCGGGGCTGCACCGCCTCACCGACGTGGTGCGGAGCAGCCTGAGCGACCGCTTCGTCTTCTCCCCGCCGGGCGGGCCCCGGCAGCGCTTCCTGGCCGTGGACACCTTCCACGGGCTGCCAGGAGCGGCGGAGGCCCCGCGCAgccacctgctgctgcaccaGGTGACACTGCGGCTGCCGGCCCGCGTGGAGGTGACCTTCGAGTCGGGCAGCGTGCGGGACCGGCGCGGCCCGCTGGTGGGGCCGGCGCTGACAGCGGAGCTGGCGCGGCACGAGGCCGCCTTCGAGCGGCGCTTCGAGGAGACCTTCGCCCTGGAGCGCAAGGGTTTCCCGCCCGCCCAGCGCCGCTTCGCCCAGGCCGCCCTCAGCAACATGCTGGGCGGGATGGGCTACTTCCACGGGCACTCCCTGGTGCAGTCCCCGCTGCACGAGCACCCCGTGCCTTACCCCGAGAGCTCCCTCTTCACCGCCGTGCCCTCCCGCTCCTTCTTCCCCCGCGGCTTCCTCTGGGACGAGGGcttccaccagctgctgctggcgcgCTGGGACCCCGAGCTGAGCCGCGAGGTGATCGCGCACTGGTTCGACCTGATGAACGCGGAGGGCTGGATCCCGCGGGAGCAGATCCTGGGCGAGGAGGCGCGCGCCAAGGTGCCCCCCGAGTTCGTCGTGCAGCACAGCGAGACCGCCAACCCCCCCACGCTCTTCCTGGCGCTGCAGCGGCTGCTGGGGACGGCCCCGCTGCCCTACCTGCGCCGCCTCTTCCCCCGCCTGCGCGCCTGGTACGAGTGGTACAACAGCACCCAGGCCGGGCCCCTGCCCTACACCTTCCGCTGGCGCGGCCGCGACGCCGACCCCGAGCGCTTCCTCAACCCCAAGACGCTGGCGTCGGGGCTGGACGATTACCCCCGCGCCTCGCACCCCTCGGCGGACGAGCGGCACCTCGACCTGCGCTGCTGGATGGCGCTGGCCTCCCAGGTGCTGGCGGAGGCAGCCGAGCGGCTGGGGGAGCCGGCGGAGCCCTACCGGCAGATGCAGCGGGCGCTGAGCGACAACGAgctgctggagcggctgcaCTGGGCCGAGGAGCTGGGCGCCTTCGCCGACTACGGCAACCACAGCCGGGCGGTGGGGCTGCGGCGCGAGGCGGTGCGGGCGGCCCCcgggcggccccccccggccccccggctgGTGCGCGTGGTGCGCGAGGCGCCTCGGCCCCGCTTCGTGGGGGCGCTGGGCTACGTCAGCCTCttcccgctgctgctgcagctgctgccccccgaCTCGCCGCGCCTGGCCCCCGTGCTGGCCGCCATGCGCAGCGAGCGGCAGCTCTGGACACCCTTCGGCCTGCGCTCGCTCGCCCGCGACAGCCCCCTCTACATGCAGCGCAACACGGAGCACGACCCCCCGTACTGGCGGGGCCCCATCTGGGTCAACATCAACTACCTGGCGCTGCGGGCGCTGCACGCCTACGGCAGCCGCCCCGGGCCCCACCGGGAGCAGGCGGCGGAGCTGTACCGCGAGCTGCGGCACAACCTCGTCGCCAACCTGTACCGGCAGTACGCCGAGAGCGGCTACCTCTGGGAGCACTACAGCGACAGCACTGGCGCGGGGCAGGGCTCCCACCCCTTCACCGGCTGGTCGgcgctggtggtgctggtgatGGCCGAGGACTACTAG
- the WBP1 gene encoding WW domain-binding protein 1, whose translation MERPGSGGAEGAWAALLGRQHQQAREYCPGVNNQPYVCETGHCCGETGCCTYYYELWWFWLLWTILILFSCCCAYRHRRAKLRLQQQQRQREINLIAYHGACNYPTSMMDLRMLASFKLPAYEEVAHRPSTPPPPYSAILAQLSGPRSRLGSSNLTLSPSSENYTSCSCESSCVTSPSSTSLSVQVTDETERSRASTPSEEGGTSSTGTGASWELPEELPARPAPHKHALFSSNVDFFEADCHRCSDIEEGEEEEGGAAPEEGGEHYRHRRLTGDSGIEVGRCQEEEGGEEGEGEGMRLLGKAGPAPPPARCSIPAEGGGGEPGAPALPV comes from the exons ATGGAGCGGCCCGGGAGCGGCGGCGCCGAGGGGGCCTGGGCCGCGCTGCTGGGCCGGCAGCACCAGCAG GCCCGGGAGTACTGCCCGGGGGTGAACAACCAGCCCTACGTGTGCGAGACCGGGCACTGCTGCGGAGAGACCGGCTGCTGCACGTACTACTACGAGCTGTGGT GGTTCTGGCTGCTCTGGACCATCCTCAtcctcttcagctgctgctgtgcctacCGGCACCGCCGGGCCAAGCTgcgcctgcagcagcagcagcggcagcgggAGATCAACCTCATCGCCTACCACGGTGCCTGCAACTACCCCACCTCCATGATGGATCTCA GGATGCTGGCTTCCTTCAAGCTGCCTGCCTACGAGGAGGTGGCCCACCGGCCCAgcacgccgccgccgccctaCAGCGCCATCCTGGCCCAGCTGAGCGGGCCGCGCAGCCGCCTGGGCTCCAGCAACCTCACGCTCTCGCCCAGCTCGGAGAACTACACCAGCTGCTCCTGCGAGTCGAGCTGCGTGAcgtcccccagcagcacctcgCTGTCGGTGCAGGTGACGGACGAGACGGAGCGCAGCCGGGCCAGCACGCCCAGCGAGGAGGGCGGCACCAGCAGCACCGGCACCGGCgccagctgggagctgcccgaggagctgcccgcccgcccggccccgcacaAGCACGCCCTCTTCTCCTCCAACGTGGACTTCTTCGAGGCCGACTGCCACCGGTGCTCGGACATCGAGgaaggcgaggaggaggagggtggcgCGGCCCCGGAGGAGGGCGGCGAGCACTACCGGCACCGGCGCCTGACGGGCGACTCGGGCATCGAGGTGGGGCgctgccaggaggaggagggcggcgaGGAGGGTGAGGGCGAGGGCATGCGCCTGCTGGGCAAGGCCGGCCCtgcgccgcccccggcccggtgCAGCATCCCGGccgagggggggggcggggagccGGGCGCTCCCGCCCTGCCCGTCTGA